Proteins found in one Bremerella volcania genomic segment:
- a CDS encoding GntR family transcriptional regulator, giving the protein MDSSTTPRVIQLAEQIMADIAGRGLQSGDPYLGTADAARMLGVSTTSANRAMQLLVQRNVLSRRQKRGTFVADGIHGETQRTIDRVHLVVNNTYLATEGMMADGVIVGIQSVLPHAEIEFNHLPGSDDTAWVSELIAKTARSQQAEGFVLARSSLTSQRLFQASGLPTVIFGSRFPSIQALPSVDRDHIAAGRLLTTSLIEQGVKKLGVLMRSQVLPGDHPFLDSIWRTAAELGLTPSDLTIRFLPTDDQAVQHATRDLLHQQGANGLICRSQPLAESASKTIKASKQKRIQATPIVVSDVYSRNQAKLPWATIRTVDSSESIGAKLAEILVEQAQGNAPEIAVRRLDVQLSNPPT; this is encoded by the coding sequence ATGGACAGTTCAACCACACCTCGCGTAATTCAGTTGGCCGAACAGATCATGGCCGATATCGCCGGTCGCGGCCTTCAATCGGGCGACCCCTATCTGGGTACCGCCGATGCCGCACGCATGCTCGGCGTTAGCACCACGTCCGCCAATCGCGCTATGCAGTTGCTTGTCCAGCGGAATGTCCTGAGTCGACGGCAAAAAAGAGGGACGTTCGTCGCCGATGGCATTCACGGGGAAACGCAGCGGACCATCGATCGTGTGCATCTTGTCGTCAACAACACGTATCTCGCCACCGAGGGCATGATGGCCGATGGGGTGATCGTTGGAATTCAAAGCGTGCTTCCCCATGCTGAGATCGAATTCAATCACCTTCCCGGTAGTGATGATACGGCATGGGTTTCCGAACTGATCGCCAAGACGGCCCGTTCGCAGCAGGCCGAGGGGTTCGTCCTGGCCCGCTCTTCCCTTACCTCGCAGCGGCTGTTTCAAGCGAGTGGCCTTCCGACGGTCATTTTCGGTTCGCGATTTCCTTCAATTCAAGCGCTGCCGTCAGTCGATCGTGATCATATTGCTGCAGGCAGGTTGCTCACTACGTCACTGATCGAGCAAGGCGTGAAAAAGCTGGGCGTGCTCATGCGTAGCCAGGTCCTCCCAGGCGACCACCCATTTCTGGATTCGATCTGGCGGACTGCCGCCGAGTTGGGACTGACGCCAAGCGACCTGACGATCCGTTTTTTGCCGACGGATGATCAGGCCGTCCAGCATGCCACGCGTGACCTTCTTCACCAGCAAGGTGCCAATGGGCTCATCTGCCGTTCACAACCCCTCGCTGAATCGGCCTCCAAGACAATCAAGGCCTCCAAACAGAAAAGAATTCAAGCGACGCCAATCGTCGTTTCCGACGTCTATAGCCGGAACCAGGCCAAGCTTCCTTGGGCAACAATACGTACGGTTGATTCTTCAGAATCAATCGGGGCGAAACTAGCGGAAATCTTAGTCGAACAAGCTCAGGGAAATGCCCCCGAAATTGCCGTCCGGCGCCTCGATGTTCAATTGAGCAATCCCCCTACGTAG
- a CDS encoding beta-propeller fold lactonase family protein — protein sequence MKFRHLIYLGIALCVASVPVLAVPAPPLTAEYRSPVDVVLMKNDTWLVVANQASDSVSLIETESGEILDEIPCGDHPTSIMACLDGKYVLVSCAYSGQISLIQVEGGKLRETQSIDVGFEPTGLAVAPDGQTAYVGLVATGEVAQLDLKEAKVARKFSVGAWPRYLAVSPNGERLAVGCSGESKIVVIDLIKGEVDFSSKLSGGINIGHMQCSADGKYVYFPWMIYRSNPINRDNIRRGWVLGSRIGRVRLDKQEYREAITLDVPGTAVADPHGIVMNRSNKRLVVSASGSHDLLIYRKDDLPWEGVGGPGDLIDPKLMRDRDLFQRMDLGGRPMGLAMAQDDRTVYVADYLRDVIQVVDIEDRHVLRHIPLGKRPRPSQVRHGEELFYDARRSLDQWYSCHTCHYNGGVNSKAMDTWNDGSALTMKTVLPLEHVDKTGPWTWHGWQEDLHDAMHKSFTTTMQGRPASPREADAILAYLRTRRTPPNPFREEDGSLSAAANRGQKVFESADANCSSCHSGRYFTDGKIHDVGLGSQEDEYEGYNTPSLTGIYRKVRFLHDGRAGSLEEVLVDYHSPEEVSGTRALTDSEVTDLISYLKSL from the coding sequence ATGAAGTTCCGCCATCTGATCTACCTCGGCATTGCCCTCTGCGTCGCAAGTGTCCCGGTGCTAGCCGTTCCGGCCCCTCCCCTTACGGCCGAATACCGCTCGCCGGTCGATGTCGTTTTGATGAAGAACGACACTTGGTTAGTTGTCGCCAATCAAGCATCCGACAGCGTCAGCCTGATCGAGACCGAAAGTGGCGAAATTCTCGATGAAATTCCCTGCGGTGATCATCCCACCTCCATTATGGCCTGCCTGGACGGAAAATACGTACTTGTCAGCTGTGCTTACAGCGGCCAGATCTCCCTCATTCAGGTAGAAGGGGGAAAGCTGCGCGAAACACAATCGATTGACGTCGGCTTTGAACCGACAGGCCTGGCCGTTGCTCCCGATGGTCAGACCGCTTACGTGGGCCTCGTCGCGACAGGCGAAGTCGCCCAACTCGACCTGAAGGAAGCCAAGGTCGCTCGCAAGTTCTCGGTGGGTGCCTGGCCCCGCTATCTTGCCGTGTCCCCAAACGGCGAGCGACTGGCAGTCGGCTGCAGTGGCGAAAGTAAGATCGTCGTCATAGACCTAATCAAGGGGGAGGTCGATTTCTCGTCGAAACTTTCCGGCGGGATCAATATTGGCCACATGCAATGTTCGGCTGATGGAAAATACGTCTACTTCCCCTGGATGATTTATCGCAGCAACCCGATCAATCGAGACAACATCCGACGTGGCTGGGTACTGGGAAGTCGCATCGGCCGTGTTCGCCTCGACAAGCAGGAATACCGCGAAGCCATCACGCTCGACGTGCCAGGCACGGCAGTCGCCGATCCCCATGGGATTGTCATGAACCGTTCCAACAAACGACTGGTCGTCTCAGCATCCGGTTCGCACGACCTTTTAATCTATCGAAAGGATGACTTACCTTGGGAAGGAGTCGGCGGCCCAGGCGATCTGATAGACCCGAAGCTGATGCGGGACCGCGACCTCTTCCAACGCATGGACCTTGGCGGCCGTCCCATGGGGCTCGCCATGGCTCAGGATGATCGCACCGTTTATGTCGCCGATTACCTGCGAGACGTGATCCAGGTGGTCGACATTGAAGATCGACACGTCCTTCGTCATATCCCCTTGGGCAAGCGTCCTCGTCCTTCCCAGGTTCGTCACGGAGAAGAGCTTTTCTACGATGCTCGTAGAAGTCTCGATCAGTGGTACAGCTGCCACACGTGCCATTACAACGGCGGCGTGAATTCCAAAGCCATGGATACCTGGAATGATGGTTCTGCTTTAACGATGAAGACCGTCTTGCCGCTGGAACACGTCGACAAGACAGGCCCCTGGACCTGGCATGGTTGGCAAGAAGATCTCCACGATGCCATGCACAAGTCGTTCACGACAACGATGCAAGGACGGCCTGCGAGTCCCCGAGAAGCCGACGCAATATTGGCCTACCTGAGAACCCGTCGCACTCCGCCCAATCCGTTTCGCGAAGAAGATGGTTCGTTAAGCGCGGCGGCGAATCGCGGACAAAAAGTCTTCGAAAGTGCCGATGCCAATTGTTCCAGTTGCCACAGCGGAAGGTACTTCACCGACGGCAAAATCCACGACGTGGGACTTGGCTCGCAAGAGGATGAATACGAAGGATACAACACGCCGAGCTTAACCGGCATCTATCGCAAAGTACGTTTTCTCCACGATGGCCGAGCTGGCAGCCTGGAGGAAGTCCTTGTGGACTATCATTCTCCGGAAGAGGTCTCCGGTACGCGGGCCCTGACCGATAGCGAAGTGACCGATCTGATTTCGTATTTGAAATCACTGTAA
- a CDS encoding DUF1549 domain-containing protein has product MKSFLVVAFAFAFPCIALGEEIDFAHQIVPLLKQQCGKCHSGTQKEGGFSLNTREALLAGGESGEAIVPRNGSQGELIARVTTEDEFTRMPPEGAPLSSEQIKLLKRWIESGVPWEPGFTFGEKIYEPPLKPRHPELPPVVAGRSNPIDRILDAQLAEQDAPPLPPLDDDAFLRRVYLDLIGLLPTPDEREAFLRDASPDKRATLVRELLDRDVEYAEHWLTFWNDLLRNDYAGTGFITGGRKQISRWLYEALVTNKPYDQFTRELIAPPTPESAGFGQGIKWRGEVSAGQTVEIQFAQNVGQSFLGINLKCASCHDSFIDRWKLKDAYGLAAIYAERSLELHRCDKPIGETAEASWLFPELGQVDAAAPQPQRLQQLARLMTHRENGRFTRTIVNRLWHRMMGHGIVHPTDAMQNPPWNADLLDYLAEHLVENNYDLKQTLQLIATSHAYQTQAERVSEQIDAGSYQYAGPRSKRMTAEQFVDCVWQVTETSPKNFDAPVIRGNLSTDAASRITIAGQWIWNQADVSQAAAGETITLRKQFELSEVPTDGFALITCDNEYTLYVNGKKLAAGNNWMEPDLVRLTSLKKGANEILIVAKNAGSGPNAAGMLFEARLDDQVIASDETWQWTAQVPKGSGKFEKLPDDWQPAAVTKAQEVWMARLRPVMAQMLSQGIDGQRYMVRASLLKSDFLMRSLGRPNRDQVVSVRPLELTTLEAIDLSNGEALANTLRQGAKRLSQREWESPRQFVTWLYHFALSRDPTEAELATLVDSLGPEMPAEAMEDVLWAVFMLPEFQLVH; this is encoded by the coding sequence ATGAAATCATTCCTCGTTGTAGCCTTCGCGTTCGCGTTTCCATGCATCGCTCTTGGCGAAGAGATCGACTTCGCTCATCAGATTGTCCCTTTGCTCAAGCAGCAATGCGGCAAATGCCATAGTGGTACGCAAAAAGAAGGGGGATTCTCGCTGAATACCCGTGAGGCGTTGCTGGCTGGGGGTGAATCAGGCGAAGCTATTGTTCCTCGAAATGGGAGTCAGGGCGAGTTGATCGCGCGGGTCACAACCGAGGACGAATTCACCCGCATGCCGCCAGAAGGGGCCCCGCTCTCCAGCGAACAGATCAAGCTCTTGAAGCGCTGGATCGAATCGGGCGTTCCCTGGGAACCAGGCTTCACGTTCGGAGAGAAAATCTACGAACCGCCACTCAAGCCGCGTCATCCAGAATTGCCGCCCGTCGTTGCAGGCCGTTCGAACCCGATTGATAGAATCCTGGATGCCCAGTTAGCTGAGCAAGACGCGCCCCCGTTACCGCCACTGGATGACGATGCGTTTTTACGTCGCGTCTATTTGGATCTTATCGGGCTATTGCCGACGCCTGACGAGCGAGAGGCCTTCTTGCGCGATGCTTCGCCTGATAAACGCGCCACTTTAGTGCGAGAACTACTGGATCGTGACGTCGAATATGCGGAACACTGGCTCACCTTCTGGAATGACCTGCTGCGGAACGACTATGCAGGCACCGGCTTCATCACCGGCGGCCGCAAGCAAATCTCCCGTTGGCTATACGAGGCACTCGTTACCAATAAGCCATACGACCAATTCACTCGAGAGCTAATCGCCCCGCCCACACCAGAAAGTGCCGGATTCGGCCAAGGCATCAAATGGCGTGGGGAAGTCAGTGCCGGGCAAACGGTTGAAATCCAATTCGCTCAGAACGTCGGCCAGTCTTTCCTGGGAATCAACTTGAAGTGTGCGTCATGCCACGACAGTTTCATCGATCGATGGAAGCTCAAGGACGCTTACGGTCTCGCGGCGATCTACGCTGAGCGATCACTCGAGCTCCACCGCTGCGATAAACCCATTGGTGAAACAGCCGAAGCATCGTGGCTCTTTCCTGAATTGGGACAGGTCGATGCCGCCGCCCCACAACCGCAACGATTACAACAGTTGGCACGCCTGATGACTCATCGCGAGAACGGGCGATTTACGCGAACGATCGTCAATCGCCTGTGGCATCGCATGATGGGTCACGGGATCGTCCACCCGACCGATGCCATGCAGAATCCACCATGGAATGCCGATCTGCTTGACTATCTGGCCGAACATCTGGTCGAGAATAACTATGACCTTAAACAAACGCTCCAGTTGATCGCTACTTCGCACGCCTATCAAACACAAGCCGAACGGGTCTCCGAACAAATTGACGCGGGTAGTTACCAATATGCCGGCCCCCGTAGCAAGCGAATGACGGCGGAACAGTTCGTCGATTGCGTGTGGCAAGTGACTGAGACGTCTCCGAAGAACTTCGATGCTCCTGTCATACGAGGCAATCTCTCAACGGACGCGGCCAGTCGCATTACCATCGCTGGTCAGTGGATCTGGAATCAAGCCGATGTTTCCCAGGCCGCAGCCGGCGAAACCATCACACTCCGGAAACAATTCGAGCTTTCCGAGGTGCCGACGGATGGGTTTGCACTGATAACCTGCGACAATGAATACACGCTTTACGTCAATGGAAAGAAGCTGGCTGCTGGCAATAATTGGATGGAACCGGATCTTGTTCGACTCACCTCGCTCAAAAAGGGAGCGAATGAAATCCTGATCGTGGCCAAGAATGCTGGTAGCGGTCCCAACGCCGCGGGAATGCTCTTTGAGGCACGTCTCGACGACCAGGTCATTGCGTCGGATGAAACCTGGCAGTGGACGGCCCAGGTGCCCAAGGGGTCTGGGAAGTTCGAGAAGTTGCCTGACGATTGGCAACCTGCCGCCGTTACGAAAGCACAGGAGGTATGGATGGCCCGCCTACGCCCGGTCATGGCTCAGATGCTTTCGCAGGGGATCGACGGTCAGCGTTACATGGTTCGGGCATCGCTGTTGAAGAGCGACTTTTTGATGCGTTCGCTGGGGCGTCCTAATCGAGACCAGGTCGTCAGTGTTCGGCCTTTGGAACTCACCACGCTCGAAGCGATCGACCTCTCAAACGGAGAAGCCTTGGCCAACACGCTTCGACAGGGGGCCAAGCGACTCAGCCAGCGAGAATGGGAGTCGCCACGGCAATTCGTTACGTGGCTGTATCACTTCGCCTTGAGTCGAGATCCCACCGAAGCGGAATTGGCGACGCTCGTGGACTCCCTTGGCCCCGAGATGCCTGCCGAGGCCATGGAGGACGTCCTGTGGGCGGTCTTCATGCTTCCAGAATTTCAACTCGTTCATTAA
- a CDS encoding dihydrodipicolinate synthase family protein, with protein MNSDTMKAVTLCGQTTEPLPKTQEPRPMQLEGLVAATFTPLTAEGEINREPIGAMVDVLVASGMAGLYVNGSTGEGVSLTGKERRQMAEAFVEAASRRIKVIVQVGHNSVREARELAEHAQAIGADAISATPPTYFKPASIELLLDSLREIMRGAPGLPFYYYHIPRITGVDFDLHALLTHAAKDLPELNGVKYTAQSIHEFQACRAHFAGQFDLLYGCDEMLLCGLAAGASGAVGSTYNFAPGLYRRLIEAYRQGENEAAQDLQLLSVEMVQAFVRYPALPAQKAIMEMVGLPVGPPRLPWRDLTAQEKRTLEGDLKKLGFFEWRE; from the coding sequence ATGAATTCAGACACCATGAAAGCGGTAACGCTCTGCGGGCAAACGACAGAGCCGTTGCCGAAAACGCAGGAACCACGTCCCATGCAATTGGAAGGGCTGGTCGCGGCCACGTTCACTCCTCTTACCGCTGAGGGAGAAATCAACCGCGAGCCGATCGGCGCGATGGTCGACGTGCTCGTTGCATCGGGCATGGCTGGCCTATACGTCAACGGAAGCACCGGGGAAGGCGTTTCGCTGACCGGCAAGGAACGTCGGCAGATGGCCGAAGCGTTTGTCGAAGCGGCGTCCAGGCGGATTAAGGTCATTGTTCAGGTTGGGCATAACAGCGTGCGAGAAGCACGCGAACTGGCCGAACATGCTCAAGCGATCGGTGCCGATGCCATCAGTGCGACACCGCCCACTTACTTCAAGCCGGCGAGTATCGAACTGCTTCTCGATTCGTTACGAGAGATCATGCGCGGCGCGCCTGGGTTGCCGTTTTACTACTATCACATCCCACGGATCACAGGCGTCGACTTCGATCTGCACGCACTGCTGACGCATGCGGCAAAGGATCTACCGGAACTCAATGGCGTGAAATACACGGCCCAGTCGATCCATGAGTTCCAGGCCTGTCGAGCACACTTTGCCGGCCAGTTCGATCTGCTATATGGCTGTGATGAAATGCTGCTTTGCGGTCTTGCCGCGGGAGCGAGCGGGGCCGTCGGTAGTACCTATAACTTCGCACCGGGACTCTATCGCCGCTTGATCGAAGCCTACCGACAAGGCGAAAACGAAGCGGCGCAAGATCTACAATTGCTTTCCGTCGAAATGGTCCAAGCTTTCGTGCGCTATCCGGCATTGCCGGCTCAGAAAGCGATCATGGAAATGGTTGGCTTGCCGGTTGGTCCTCCGCGTTTGCCTTGGCGCGATTTGACGGCACAGGAGAAGAGAACTTTGGAAGGCGACTTGAAAAAGTTGGGGTTCTTTGAGTGGCGTGAGTAA
- a CDS encoding methyltransferase domain-containing protein: MPKLKCSRGYRYIKELGGAIRRQSISFAATWLVESDLIRGRVLDYGCGFGFDADYFGWDAFDPYYRPTPPQGGYDTIVCNHVLNMLTRSSRNQVLSAIEQQLDSDGTAWLIVPRNIPPRGKIGLRKRIQNYVTLDLPSVLVNEKLEIYQFDQKALIVDQTDEIEHRISER; the protein is encoded by the coding sequence GTGCCCAAGCTTAAGTGTTCGCGCGGTTACCGATACATCAAAGAGTTGGGAGGAGCGATACGGCGTCAGTCGATTAGCTTCGCTGCAACCTGGTTGGTGGAGTCCGATTTGATTCGCGGTCGAGTACTCGACTATGGGTGCGGATTTGGATTCGATGCGGATTACTTCGGATGGGACGCGTTCGATCCCTACTATCGGCCAACTCCCCCACAAGGTGGTTACGATACGATCGTGTGTAATCACGTTTTGAATATGCTTACACGCTCGTCGCGAAACCAAGTGCTTTCAGCGATTGAGCAGCAATTGGATTCCGATGGTACGGCCTGGTTGATCGTACCACGAAACATTCCCCCTCGGGGAAAGATTGGCTTGCGAAAGCGGATTCAGAACTATGTGACCCTCGATCTCCCGTCGGTGCTGGTCAATGAGAAGCTGGAGATTTACCAGTTCGACCAAAAAGCTTTGATCGTTGATCAAACCGATGAGATCGAACACCGAATTTCCGAGCGATAG
- a CDS encoding DUF1501 domain-containing protein, giving the protein MDRARIRRQFLKQMAAASTATMMAGAPRLVTANDAPVEHPAAKADSCILIWMAGGMAAPDTFDPKKYVPFEVGLPVADVESTFPAIDTNVDNIKISQGMENIAQVMDRATLIRSHVLPDLGSILHSRHQYHWHTGYVPPQTVACPHIGAWMAKVLGPLNPVMPAFINIGQRLEGVGEQEELKAFTTAGFFGSEFGPMNLPYPEQAAQSVRPPEGMKSERFANRNRLFQKLIDQSPQRNFIGDFQRESQLRSMENAYRLLSAKEREAFDISLEPKESYEKYDTGRFGRGCLLARRLVENGARFVEVTTEYVPFLNWDTHANGFTTLQRMKQEVDRPIAQLILDLESRGLLDRTLVILASEFSRDMIMEGKPGSNARDQATEKVDVLKELKHYGQHRHFTGGSCVAMWGGGVKKGQLYGKTANERPFVATENPISVTDLHATIFTAMGISPKTVYEVERRPFYATEDGKGKPVMDIFA; this is encoded by the coding sequence ATGGACCGCGCACGAATACGACGACAATTCTTGAAACAAATGGCTGCCGCATCGACAGCAACCATGATGGCCGGCGCGCCGCGTCTGGTCACCGCCAATGATGCACCGGTCGAGCACCCAGCCGCAAAGGCCGATTCCTGCATCCTGATCTGGATGGCCGGAGGCATGGCTGCGCCCGATACGTTTGATCCTAAGAAGTATGTCCCATTTGAGGTTGGCCTGCCGGTTGCCGACGTCGAGAGCACGTTTCCGGCAATCGATACCAACGTCGACAACATCAAGATCTCGCAAGGGATGGAAAACATCGCCCAGGTCATGGATCGAGCCACGCTGATTCGCTCGCATGTCCTGCCAGACCTGGGAAGCATTCTTCATTCTCGTCATCAATATCACTGGCATACCGGGTACGTTCCTCCGCAAACGGTGGCTTGTCCCCATATCGGGGCGTGGATGGCCAAGGTCCTCGGCCCTTTGAATCCCGTGATGCCGGCCTTTATTAACATTGGTCAGCGTCTGGAAGGTGTCGGCGAACAGGAAGAATTGAAAGCATTCACCACGGCAGGTTTCTTCGGCAGTGAATTCGGTCCGATGAACCTGCCTTACCCGGAACAGGCCGCTCAGTCAGTGCGTCCTCCGGAAGGCATGAAGTCGGAACGATTCGCCAATCGCAATAGGCTCTTTCAGAAGCTGATCGACCAGTCACCGCAGCGCAACTTTATCGGCGACTTCCAGCGCGAGTCGCAGCTTCGCTCGATGGAGAACGCTTATCGACTTCTATCCGCCAAAGAACGTGAAGCGTTTGATATTTCGTTGGAACCGAAAGAGTCGTACGAAAAATACGATACCGGTCGATTTGGCCGTGGATGCCTGCTGGCGAGACGCCTGGTCGAAAATGGGGCCCGTTTCGTCGAAGTCACGACCGAATACGTTCCGTTTCTCAACTGGGACACGCATGCCAACGGCTTCACGACCCTGCAGCGCATGAAGCAGGAAGTCGATCGACCGATTGCGCAGTTGATTCTCGACCTGGAAAGCCGCGGCCTGCTCGATCGCACGCTCGTCATTCTGGCCAGCGAATTCAGCCGCGACATGATCATGGAAGGCAAGCCTGGCTCGAATGCTCGCGATCAAGCCACCGAAAAGGTCGACGTCTTGAAAGAACTGAAGCACTACGGACAGCATCGCCACTTCACCGGCGGCTCGTGCGTGGCGATGTGGGGAGGCGGTGTGAAAAAGGGACAGCTATACGGCAAGACCGCCAACGAACGTCCTTTTGTTGCCACCGAAAACCCAATCTCGGTGACCGACCTCCATGCAACTATCTTCACGGCCATGGGCATCAGTCCGAAGACAGTATACGAGGTCGAACGCCGACCGTTCTATGCAACCGAAGATGGCAAAGGCAAACCGGTCATGGACATCTTTGCCTAG
- a CDS encoding sialidase family protein produces the protein MRPTHFITSCCAALLSVGVLFFPLSAEVLHAVESGVAQQLRFDGPAWIAKEEGLQGKGVGNVAWAARGITGPNAKVQIQLALNELNHTAASISLGPGSQFGFDGSGKRLFLQGPVFGGETRFLDSATTEIQPGKMFLVELMTSDGRLNIAIDGKQVYEGPLKGPLGLVGLRPWRSTMTVQQFTIEGDLSEGAWLPKKLGDEIAVPTIDLAQDVSRQTVIARGTKDIYQGHPTTLLMPDGKTIFAAWTYNHGGRCGPLKRSDDGGLTWSELIDVPENWSDVQNCPCLHRLVDADGTARLFVFAGRGDMTQSVSLDQGKTWSPMQKNGLKCIVAPITILPINDGTKHLAIYHRGAGDRDRPPLQIWQAISSDGGLTWEDQRMVAAVEGANPCEPFLLRSPDGKQLMCLMRENARRLNSLVMASDDEGETWSDPQEVNAALTGDRHCARYTEDGRLVIAFRDVVKKSPTYGHFVVWVGKYADILAGKPGQYRARLLEHHGRPLDTGYPGLERLPDGTFVATTYVGYRRGERNSVVSVRFMVDELDRLAKELQPVTVWKSGDDGYDTYRIPALIPAQDGTLLAFCEGRRHSRSDTGAIDLVMKRSVDQGKTWSDQVVVWKDKDNTCGNPCPVVDEATGRIHLLLTHNLGEDHESAIKLKKAKGTRTVWVCHSDDNGQTWTDPVEITDTAKNPDWGWYATGPGVGIQLKHGPHKGRLVIPCDHSYSIDPAVDKKGYGFGSHVIFSDDHGKSWQLGGTIHPNMNECQIVEIGDQGQMVIDMRSYRGQGCRAQSISNDGGQTWSEITDARELVSPVCQASLVRYRWPTTDDPGILLFSSPRDPSKRRNLTVLASFDDNKTWPWKKTLYPSHTAYSCLAPAGAGQVGCLAEVGENNPYETISLFLFDLPKSEAKNR, from the coding sequence ATGCGTCCGACTCACTTCATCACGAGTTGCTGTGCGGCGCTTTTAAGCGTTGGCGTTCTTTTCTTTCCTTTGTCCGCAGAGGTGCTTCACGCTGTTGAGAGTGGCGTCGCGCAGCAGCTGCGATTTGACGGTCCGGCATGGATTGCCAAAGAGGAAGGCCTGCAAGGAAAAGGGGTCGGCAACGTCGCATGGGCAGCTCGCGGAATCACTGGCCCCAATGCCAAAGTGCAGATCCAACTGGCTCTTAATGAATTAAACCATACCGCTGCGTCGATTTCTCTAGGGCCTGGCAGTCAATTTGGTTTTGACGGGTCAGGCAAGCGGCTGTTTCTCCAAGGACCTGTGTTTGGTGGTGAAACCAGATTTCTGGATTCGGCCACTACTGAGATTCAGCCTGGAAAGATGTTTCTGGTCGAGTTGATGACTTCCGATGGTCGCTTGAATATCGCGATCGATGGCAAACAGGTTTACGAAGGCCCTTTGAAAGGACCACTTGGCCTGGTTGGCCTACGACCTTGGCGTTCTACGATGACCGTCCAGCAATTTACGATCGAAGGAGATCTCAGTGAGGGAGCCTGGTTGCCTAAAAAGCTTGGCGATGAGATCGCAGTTCCCACCATCGATCTCGCTCAGGACGTCTCACGCCAGACGGTGATCGCCAGGGGAACCAAGGATATATACCAAGGGCATCCCACGACACTCTTGATGCCAGACGGCAAAACGATTTTCGCCGCATGGACCTACAATCACGGTGGTCGATGTGGTCCTTTAAAGCGGAGCGATGACGGTGGTTTGACTTGGAGCGAGCTGATCGACGTTCCAGAAAACTGGAGCGACGTCCAGAATTGCCCATGCCTCCATCGTTTGGTCGATGCCGACGGTACGGCACGCCTGTTCGTATTTGCCGGTCGCGGCGATATGACCCAGTCCGTTTCTCTCGACCAAGGCAAAACCTGGTCGCCGATGCAGAAGAACGGCCTGAAATGCATTGTCGCGCCCATTACGATCCTGCCAATCAACGATGGCACCAAGCACCTGGCCATCTATCATCGCGGGGCAGGGGACCGGGACCGCCCGCCGCTACAGATCTGGCAAGCAATCTCTTCCGATGGCGGACTTACTTGGGAAGATCAACGCATGGTGGCCGCAGTCGAAGGAGCCAATCCCTGCGAGCCATTCCTCCTACGGTCGCCCGACGGGAAGCAGCTCATGTGCCTGATGCGGGAAAATGCTCGACGACTCAACTCGCTGGTGATGGCCTCGGATGATGAAGGCGAAACCTGGTCAGATCCCCAGGAAGTGAATGCGGCTCTGACCGGTGATCGACACTGTGCCAGATATACCGAAGATGGCCGGTTAGTCATTGCGTTTCGAGACGTCGTTAAGAAAAGCCCGACCTACGGGCACTTTGTTGTCTGGGTCGGAAAGTATGCTGACATCCTCGCCGGCAAACCGGGGCAATACCGGGCTCGCCTGCTGGAACATCACGGCCGGCCACTCGACACCGGTTATCCCGGTCTCGAACGACTGCCGGACGGAACGTTTGTCGCGACGACCTATGTCGGTTACCGGCGTGGCGAAAGGAATTCAGTCGTCTCGGTGAGATTCATGGTCGATGAACTCGATCGTCTCGCGAAGGAACTTCAGCCAGTCACCGTTTGGAAGAGTGGTGACGATGGGTACGACACCTACCGCATCCCGGCACTGATACCAGCGCAAGACGGGACGCTGTTGGCATTCTGCGAAGGACGCCGCCATTCGCGAAGTGACACTGGGGCCATCGATCTTGTGATGAAACGCTCGGTCGATCAGGGAAAGACCTGGAGTGATCAGGTCGTCGTATGGAAAGATAAAGACAACACCTGCGGAAATCCCTGTCCTGTAGTGGATGAAGCGACGGGGCGCATTCACTTGTTGCTAACACATAACCTGGGTGAAGATCACGAGTCGGCCATTAAGCTGAAGAAAGCCAAGGGAACGCGGACCGTCTGGGTATGTCACTCTGACGACAACGGCCAAACCTGGACCGATCCGGTGGAAATTACCGACACGGCGAAGAACCCTGACTGGGGATGGTACGCCACCGGCCCAGGCGTCGGCATTCAACTTAAGCATGGTCCCCACAAGGGCCGCCTGGTCATTCCATGCGACCATAGCTATTCGATCGACCCCGCAGTGGACAAGAAGGGCTACGGTTTTGGCTCGCATGTGATTTTCAGCGATGACCACGGCAAGTCATGGCAACTGGGTGGAACGATTCATCCGAATATGAACGAATGTCAGATCGTCGAGATCGGCGACCAGGGACAGATGGTTATCGATATGCGATCCTATCGCGGTCAGGGGTGCCGAGCCCAGTCGATCAGCAACGACGGCGGACAGACCTGGTCTGAGATTACGGATGCCCGTGAGTTGGTTTCCCCCGTCTGTCAGGCCAGCCTGGTTCGTTACCGATGGCCAACAACCGACGACCCTGGCATATTACTATTCTCTAGTCCTCGCGATCCCTCCAAACGTCGAAACCTGACAGTGCTTGCCAGTTTCGACGACAACAAGACCTGGCCCTGGAAGAAGACCCTGTACCCCAGCCACACGGCCTATTCGTGCCTGGCTCCAGCGGGTGCCGGTCAGGTGGGGTGTTTGGCCGAAGTCGGCGAGAATAACCCCTACGAGACGATTTCCCTTTTCCTGTTCGACCTGCCAAAATCGGAAGCGAAGAATCGATGA